One Ictalurus punctatus breed USDA103 chromosome 10, Coco_2.0, whole genome shotgun sequence genomic region harbors:
- the tal1 gene encoding T-cell acute lymphocytic leukemia protein 1 homolog isoform X1, whose product MMEKLKRERASPGAEDEQKEECSSPGRDTAGEEGEAHGKQEGTTTTTTSTTSEFAESARRGAHLLLLNGVAKETAHGGTEPKQEVAVIELATRGDIKGAEFEADGRHTVQTTELRRPPVPLPLPPREPPNEAKRMVQLSPAAFPALPARAMLYSNMAQPLATLNSGFAGDAEQYGMYPSNRLKRRAAPYEIEISDGRTILDLSKYGSQPKIVRRIFTNSRERWRQQNVNGAFAELRKLIPTHPPDKKLSKNEILRLAMKYINFLAKLLNDQDDMMGGEAAARVRDGRDGGLVREDLLQDMLSPNSSCGSLLDGEGSPDSFTEEQDSSVESRASGRGLHHSAMTVDTSNQR is encoded by the exons ATGATGGAGAAACTGAAACGTGAGCGCGCGAGCCCGGGCGCTGAGGatgagcagaaggaggagtgcAGCTCACCGGGACGCGACACTGCTGGGGAGGAGGGCGAGGCGCACGGGAAACAGGAAGGCACGACCACCACCACGACGAGCACGACGTCCGAGTTTGCTGAGAGCGCGCGGAGAGGAGCCCACCTTCTCCTCCTTAACGGCGTTGCCAAGGAAACGGCGCACGGCGGCACTGAGCCAAAACAGGAAGTGGCAGTGATCGAGCTGGCCACGAGAGGCGATATAAAAGGCGCTGAGTTTGAGGCGGACGGCAGACACACGGTGCAGACCACCGAGTTGCGCAGACCTCCAGTTCCTCTGCCGCTGCCCCCGAGGGAGCCGCCTAACGAAGCCAAGCGAATGGTGCAGCTGAGCCCTGCCGCCTTCCCTGCTCTGCCCGCCCGCGCCATGCTCTACAGCAACATGGCGCAACCGCTCGCCACTCTCAACAG TGGCTTCGCTGGGGACGCGGAGCAGTACGGCATGTACCCCAGTAACCGCCTGAAACGCAGAGCTGCGCCCTACGAGATTGAGATCAGCGATGGTAGGACTATTTTAGATCTTTCTAAGTATG GTTCACAGCCGAAGATAGTGCGCCGCATCTTCACAAACAGCCGTGAGCGCTGGAGGCAGCAGAACGTGAACGGCGCCTTCGCTGAGCTGCGCAAGCTCATCCCCACTCATCCTCCTGACAAGAAGCTGAGCAAGAACGAGATCCTGCGCCTAGCTATGAAGTACATCAACTTCCTGGCCAAACTGTTAAATGACCAGGATGACATGATGGGTGGGGAGGCTGCGGCTCGGGTGCGAGATGGACGGGACGGGGGTCTGGTGAGGGAAGACCTCCTGCAGGACATGCTGAGTCCAAACTCCAGCTGTGGGAGCCTCCTGGACGGAGAAGGTAGCCCAGACAGCTTCACCGAGGAGCAGGACTCATCGGTGGAGTCCCGAGCGTCTGGGAGAGGACTGCACCACTCGGCCATGACTGTGGACACCAGTAACCAGCGATGA
- the tal1 gene encoding T-cell acute lymphocytic leukemia protein 1 homolog isoform X2 — protein MMEKLKRERASPGAEDEQKEECSSPGRDTAGEEGEAHGKQEGTTTTTTSTTSEFAESARRGAHLLLLNGVAKETAHGGTEPKQEVAVIELATRGDIKGAEFEADGRHTVQTTELRRPPVPLPLPPREPPNEAKRMVQLSPAAFPALPARAMLYSNMAQPLATLNSGFAGDAEQYGMYPSNRLKRRAAPYEIEISDGSQPKIVRRIFTNSRERWRQQNVNGAFAELRKLIPTHPPDKKLSKNEILRLAMKYINFLAKLLNDQDDMMGGEAAARVRDGRDGGLVREDLLQDMLSPNSSCGSLLDGEGSPDSFTEEQDSSVESRASGRGLHHSAMTVDTSNQR, from the exons ATGATGGAGAAACTGAAACGTGAGCGCGCGAGCCCGGGCGCTGAGGatgagcagaaggaggagtgcAGCTCACCGGGACGCGACACTGCTGGGGAGGAGGGCGAGGCGCACGGGAAACAGGAAGGCACGACCACCACCACGACGAGCACGACGTCCGAGTTTGCTGAGAGCGCGCGGAGAGGAGCCCACCTTCTCCTCCTTAACGGCGTTGCCAAGGAAACGGCGCACGGCGGCACTGAGCCAAAACAGGAAGTGGCAGTGATCGAGCTGGCCACGAGAGGCGATATAAAAGGCGCTGAGTTTGAGGCGGACGGCAGACACACGGTGCAGACCACCGAGTTGCGCAGACCTCCAGTTCCTCTGCCGCTGCCCCCGAGGGAGCCGCCTAACGAAGCCAAGCGAATGGTGCAGCTGAGCCCTGCCGCCTTCCCTGCTCTGCCCGCCCGCGCCATGCTCTACAGCAACATGGCGCAACCGCTCGCCACTCTCAACAG TGGCTTCGCTGGGGACGCGGAGCAGTACGGCATGTACCCCAGTAACCGCCTGAAACGCAGAGCTGCGCCCTACGAGATTGAGATCAGCGATG GTTCACAGCCGAAGATAGTGCGCCGCATCTTCACAAACAGCCGTGAGCGCTGGAGGCAGCAGAACGTGAACGGCGCCTTCGCTGAGCTGCGCAAGCTCATCCCCACTCATCCTCCTGACAAGAAGCTGAGCAAGAACGAGATCCTGCGCCTAGCTATGAAGTACATCAACTTCCTGGCCAAACTGTTAAATGACCAGGATGACATGATGGGTGGGGAGGCTGCGGCTCGGGTGCGAGATGGACGGGACGGGGGTCTGGTGAGGGAAGACCTCCTGCAGGACATGCTGAGTCCAAACTCCAGCTGTGGGAGCCTCCTGGACGGAGAAGGTAGCCCAGACAGCTTCACCGAGGAGCAGGACTCATCGGTGGAGTCCCGAGCGTCTGGGAGAGGACTGCACCACTCGGCCATGACTGTGGACACCAGTAACCAGCGATGA